Proteins from a genomic interval of Flammeovirgaceae bacterium SG7u.111:
- a CDS encoding OsmC family protein: protein MKTQHQYNLKLTWTGNQGDGTSNYKTYDRSHTIAAENKSAILCSSDPAFRGDKTKHNPEELLLGSISGCHMLWYLHLCATSGVVVVEYDDDPIGMMVEEANGSGHFTEVVLKPHVVVAEASMIAKANELHHQANKLCFIANSCNFPINHEPVCVTKN, encoded by the coding sequence ATGAAAACTCAGCATCAGTATAACCTGAAATTAACCTGGACGGGAAACCAAGGGGATGGCACCAGCAATTATAAGACCTACGATCGAAGTCATACGATTGCAGCCGAAAACAAATCCGCTATTTTATGCTCGTCTGATCCCGCATTTCGGGGAGATAAAACCAAACATAATCCTGAAGAATTGCTACTAGGCTCAATTTCGGGCTGCCACATGCTGTGGTATTTGCATCTCTGTGCCACATCAGGCGTGGTGGTAGTCGAATATGACGATGATCCTATTGGGATGATGGTGGAAGAAGCGAATGGCAGCGGGCATTTTACAGAAGTGGTGCTAAAGCCCCATGTAGTAGTAGCCGAAGCATCGATGATAGCCAAGGCGAACGAGTTGCACCACCAGGCAAACAAGCTTTGCTTTATAGCCAATTCTTGCAACTTTCCCATAAACCACGAGCCAGTTTGTGTGACTAAAAACTAA